The following coding sequences lie in one Vanessa atalanta chromosome 1, ilVanAtal1.2, whole genome shotgun sequence genomic window:
- the LOC125066263 gene encoding male-specific sperm protein Mst84Db-like, giving the protein MSAPFYSYDPCVCTGMPCGACYPYSTKPCVASCNDIRPCSVCPGGGCSPCPAPVRPCPAPCLPPPVLPCLPPCPPCDKPGNPVPLPTRLCDSVAIPCCRPNRCKPCPCYCCTEPAVCSPKRCSYPGVPVCGGCCGPCMPVW; this is encoded by the exons atgaGTGCTCCATTTTATAGTTACGACCCTTGTGTGTGTACTGGCATGCCATGTGGAGCATGCTACCCTTACTCGACTAAACCTTGCGTTGCGTCATGTAACGACATAAGGCCGTGCTCTGTTTGTCCTGGTGGTGGATGTTCTCCTTGCCCAGCACCAGTGCGCCCATGTCCTGCACCATGCTTGCCCCCACCTGTCCTACCTTGTTTGCCTCCATGCCCCCCATGTGATAAG CCTGGCAACCCCGTTCCATTACCTACAAGACTCTGCGATTCGGTTGCTATTCCTTGCTGTAGACCGAACCGTTGCAAGCCTTGTCCCTGTTACTGCTGCACGGAACCAGCAGTTTGTTCGCCAAAGCGGTGTAGTTATCCTGGAGTTCCCGTTTGTGGAGGGTGCTGCGGCCCATGCATGCCCGTTTGGTGA